The Metamycoplasma gateae genome window below encodes:
- the grpE gene encoding nucleotide exchange factor GrpE: MWKFNKYDKVQFELVENDNQAKKKKYSYIWDFNTVDKSITDILKNGKNVSDNEIIWKNKKTILKLKLISVKKIDGTTRELIEENVDLKRKINDFEETLKKSEIKNLSLKEEIENLDTRLLIETNKFKEEVIEIQKKAQSAINEHKQKSIEHQEVQIKEAKMYALQSFLEDLIQPLNNFEKAILSAEKIDNDVLKNFIIGFNMLYKQVENVLIDFGLQKIIPKSGEKFDPNIHQVYEIVASDLEKDTILEVKNIGYKLHDRTIKPALVIVSK; the protein is encoded by the coding sequence ATGTGAAAATTTAATAAATATGACAAAGTTCAATTTGAATTAGTTGAAAATGATAATCAAGCAAAAAAGAAAAAATATTCATACATTTGAGATTTTAATACAGTTGATAAATCAATTACTGATATTTTAAAAAATGGCAAAAATGTTTCAGATAATGAAATAATTTGAAAAAACAAGAAGACGATCTTAAAATTAAAATTAATTTCAGTTAAAAAAATTGATGGTACAACAAGAGAATTAATAGAAGAAAATGTAGATCTTAAAAGAAAAATTAACGATTTTGAAGAAACTCTTAAAAAAAGTGAAATCAAAAATTTAAGTTTAAAAGAGGAGATTGAAAACTTAGATACAAGACTATTAATCGAGACAAATAAATTCAAGGAAGAAGTAATTGAAATACAAAAAAAAGCACAATCAGCAATCAATGAACATAAACAAAAATCAATTGAACACCAAGAAGTACAAATAAAAGAAGCTAAAATGTATGCCCTACAATCTTTTTTAGAAGATTTAATTCAACCATTAAATAATTTTGAGAAAGCCATATTATCTGCTGAAAAAATAGATAATGATGTATTGAAGAATTTTATAATTGGTTTCAATATGTTGTACAAACAAGTTGAAAATGTTTTAATTGATTTTGGTCTTCAAAAAATAATTCCAAAATCAGGAGAAAAGTTTGATCCAAACATACATCAAGTTTATGAAATTGTAGCTTCAGATTTAGAAAAAGACACTATATTGGAAGTTAAAAATATTGGGTACAAGCTACATGACAGAACAATTAAGCCAGCATTAGTAATTGTTTCTAAATAA
- the lon gene encoding endopeptidase La, with product MKLPFIPVKKQVLLPYSLDEIRVGKPNSVLAMQEALSNDGRVIITFIKEQFISQPSIENADMIEQYGVVAKIINTSVNEGIYKLNLECLEPVKIESISTVKNNKPMIIASYEILPFYNFTQQIKNTEIDDLLSYLNQLSSWLEKMNQQSKNGIKSYSNPATTKAIQTYENDFRDLLISLNKKSLPNYIDLNKLIWKTLAPLKQVLNKEEILNLLPLDNENLVKELVNRLLWNLEEKNLEIELTQKMNKEMESSQRDFVLREKMKQLRQMLNEESDNNAEKLEKDPEGSKRYPKYVLEALKTEQARLASMMASSPEANISKTFIDLILALPWRKVSKELIDINHVRSVLDKHHFGLEKPKKRILEFISVLTHTKSKNANDEYLTIKGDTEHFIDNNLFVHKTGDTLNNPVNNIPILTLIGPPGTGKTTLAKSIAEALKRKFIKVSLGGVKDESEIRGHRKTYVGAMPGKIISAIKKAGVSNPVILLDEIDKMSSDFRGDPTSAMLEVLDPEQNANFQDHYLDLEYDLSKVLFIATANYYESIPAALIDRVELLELSTYTTIEKMEIAKSHLMPKVLSQNALLPSQIQINDEVLEFIIRSYTRESGVRELKRILDSIARKIVVKILDKEINDEFVVTKEVVVDFLGPIKFEDDENENKDQIGVVNGLAYTSFGGSTLAIEVTTFDGKEGLKLTGHLKDVMKESAQIALAYVRSNAKKFGIDFDFENKSIHIHVPAGAIPKDGPSAGVTFTTSIISALSKKPVPANIGMTGEITLRGKVLPIGGLKEKSLAASQFGIKRIFIPYDNKKNLIDVPEEVKKEVEFIPVKYYEEIFEEIFNK from the coding sequence ATGAAATTACCATTTATACCAGTTAAAAAGCAAGTTTTACTTCCATATAGTCTTGATGAAATTAGGGTGGGTAAACCTAATTCAGTTTTGGCTATGCAGGAAGCGCTTTCAAATGACGGTCGTGTAATAATTACTTTTATAAAAGAACAGTTTATTAGTCAGCCATCAATCGAAAATGCAGACATGATTGAACAATATGGTGTTGTTGCTAAGATAATTAATACTTCAGTAAATGAAGGTATTTATAAATTAAATTTAGAATGTTTAGAACCAGTTAAAATAGAATCAATATCTACCGTAAAAAACAACAAACCGATGATTATTGCGTCATATGAAATATTACCATTTTATAATTTCACACAACAAATTAAAAACACTGAAATTGACGATTTATTATCATATTTAAATCAATTGAGTTCATGACTTGAGAAGATGAATCAACAATCAAAAAATGGAATTAAATCTTATTCAAATCCAGCTACAACAAAAGCTATTCAAACATATGAAAATGATTTTAGAGACTTATTAATTTCATTAAATAAAAAAAGTTTGCCTAACTATATTGACCTAAATAAATTAATTTGAAAAACTTTGGCCCCATTAAAACAAGTCTTAAATAAAGAAGAAATTTTAAACTTATTACCACTTGATAATGAAAATTTAGTAAAAGAATTAGTAAATAGATTACTTTGAAATTTAGAAGAAAAAAACTTAGAAATTGAGCTTACACAAAAAATGAATAAAGAAATGGAAAGTTCACAAAGAGACTTTGTTTTACGTGAAAAAATGAAACAATTAAGACAAATGTTAAATGAGGAATCAGATAATAACGCTGAGAAACTTGAAAAAGATCCTGAGGGAAGTAAAAGATATCCAAAATACGTTTTAGAGGCATTAAAAACAGAACAAGCAAGATTAGCAAGCATGATGGCTTCAAGTCCAGAAGCAAATATATCAAAAACATTTATAGATTTAATTCTTGCTTTACCATGAAGAAAAGTAAGCAAGGAATTAATTGATATTAATCACGTTAGATCTGTTTTGGATAAACATCACTTTGGATTAGAAAAACCCAAGAAAAGAATTTTAGAATTTATTTCAGTTTTAACTCATACAAAAAGTAAAAATGCAAATGATGAATATTTAACAATAAAAGGTGATACAGAACATTTTATTGACAATAATTTATTTGTTCATAAAACCGGTGATACTCTAAACAACCCAGTCAATAATATTCCTATTTTGACATTAATTGGCCCTCCTGGAACTGGTAAAACAACCTTAGCAAAATCTATAGCCGAAGCTTTAAAAAGAAAATTTATTAAGGTTTCATTAGGTGGCGTTAAGGATGAGAGCGAAATTAGAGGTCATAGAAAGACTTATGTTGGAGCAATGCCTGGAAAAATAATTTCTGCAATTAAAAAGGCAGGAGTTTCAAACCCAGTTATTCTTCTTGATGAAATTGATAAGATGTCATCTGATTTCAGAGGAGATCCAACAAGTGCTATGTTAGAAGTTTTAGACCCAGAACAAAATGCTAACTTTCAGGATCATTATTTAGATTTAGAATATGATTTATCAAAAGTTTTATTTATTGCAACAGCAAACTATTATGAATCAATTCCAGCTGCATTAATTGATCGTGTTGAACTATTGGAATTATCAACATATACAACAATTGAAAAAATGGAAATTGCAAAAAGCCATTTAATGCCTAAGGTTTTATCTCAAAACGCTTTATTACCTTCACAAATTCAAATAAATGATGAAGTTTTAGAATTTATTATTCGTTCATACACAAGAGAAAGTGGTGTTCGTGAATTAAAAAGAATATTAGATAGTATAGCAAGAAAAATAGTTGTAAAAATATTAGATAAAGAAATTAATGACGAATTTGTAGTAACAAAAGAAGTAGTAGTTGATTTTTTAGGTCCAATTAAATTTGAAGATGACGAGAATGAAAACAAGGACCAAATTGGTGTGGTTAATGGCCTTGCATACACAAGCTTTGGTGGATCAACATTAGCAATAGAAGTAACAACATTTGATGGAAAAGAAGGATTAAAATTAACTGGTCATCTTAAAGATGTTATGAAAGAATCCGCGCAGATTGCCTTGGCTTATGTTAGATCAAATGCTAAAAAATTTGGTATTGATTTTGACTTTGAAAATAAATCAATTCATATTCACGTTCCAGCAGGAGCTATTCCAAAAGACGGCCCATCAGCCGGAGTAACATTTACAACCTCAATTATTAGTGCGTTATCTAAAAAACCAGTACCAGCTAATATAGGTATGACAGGAGAAATCACATTAAGAGGTAAAGTGCTTCCAATAGGTGGATTGAAAGAAAAATCTTTAGCTGCTTCTCAATTTGGAATTAAAAGAATTTTTATTCCATATGATAATAAAAAGAACTTAATCGATGTTCCTGAAGAAGTAAAAAAAGAAGTAGAATTTATACCTGTGAAATACTACGAAGAAATTTTTGAAGAGATATTCAACAAATAA
- the gap gene encoding type I glyceraldehyde-3-phosphate dehydrogenase, which yields MKSRIAINGFGRIGRLIFRQIWNDEELEVVGINDLTDAKTLAHLLKYDTAHGTFNYDVKSTDNSIIINGKEYPIFGEKDPSQLPWKDLNVDIVVEGTGRFLTTEAAQLHINAGAKKVLITAPSKSAEVKTIVYSVNENILTKDDIIVSGASCTTNCLAPVLNVLENEFGVEKGFMTTVHSFTADQRLQDAPHSDLRRARAAASNMIPTTTGAAKSIGKVIPSLKGKMNGIALRVPTITGSIVDLTVELKKDATVEQINDAMKKAASDSFMYTEDPIVSSDIIGATAGSIFDAQLTQVLEVDGKKLYKVYTWYDNESSFVNQYIRTLKHLSKLK from the coding sequence ATGAAATCTAGAATAGCAATAAACGGATTTGGTAGAATTGGACGTTTAATTTTTAGACAAATTTGAAACGATGAAGAACTAGAAGTTGTTGGAATTAATGACTTAACTGATGCTAAAACACTTGCTCATTTATTGAAATATGACACAGCTCATGGAACATTTAATTATGACGTAAAAAGTACAGACAACTCAATCATTATTAATGGAAAAGAATACCCTATTTTTGGCGAAAAAGACCCATCACAATTACCTTGAAAAGATTTAAATGTTGATATAGTTGTTGAAGGCACAGGAAGATTTTTAACAACTGAAGCTGCTCAATTACATATTAATGCAGGAGCTAAAAAAGTATTAATTACTGCACCTTCAAAGAGTGCTGAAGTTAAAACAATTGTATATTCAGTTAATGAAAACATTTTAACAAAAGACGACATTATCGTTTCAGGTGCTTCATGTACAACAAACTGTTTAGCACCAGTATTAAATGTTTTAGAAAATGAATTTGGTGTAGAAAAAGGTTTTATGACTACAGTTCACTCATTTACTGCTGATCAAAGATTACAAGATGCACCACACAGTGACTTAAGAAGAGCAAGAGCTGCGGCATCCAATATGATACCTACTACAACCGGTGCAGCTAAATCAATTGGAAAAGTTATTCCAAGCTTAAAAGGTAAAATGAATGGTATTGCTTTAAGAGTTCCAACAATTACCGGTTCAATAGTTGACCTAACAGTTGAACTAAAAAAGGATGCAACAGTTGAACAAATTAATGATGCGATGAAAAAAGCTGCCTCAGATTCATTTATGTATACAGAAGACCCTATTGTTTCAAGTGATATTATAGGCGCAACAGCAGGCTCTATCTTTGATGCACAATTAACTCAAGTTTTAGAAGTTGATGGTAAAAAACTTTACAAAGTTTATACATGATATGATAACGAATCATCTTTTGTTAACCAATACATAAGAACATTAAAACACCTATCAAAATTAAAATAA
- a CDS encoding HAD family hydrolase, translating to MINFKPKAYFTDLDGTLLDLPKTKEGISLDNLNILKTKNESGTPFIIATGRYASEYVLNLANQTQSPYVICQNGGLIVKNDGQIIAKHEIKKDTVMEITEILKENKLFIIYNSGNTIYGTASKLRFFRPWIKKMTRKTYDEVPRIADSTKIITFGTSKKGIKKLVEELANKFKNISLHIVSKGYAVEINDINATKGKAIKYVCKLLNIDPKDTVHFGDSGNDTSTIPYVGAFVAMKNSLNNIKSQAKWVAPSYKKSGVAKAVKIIESSN from the coding sequence ATGATTAATTTCAAACCTAAAGCTTACTTTACAGACTTAGATGGCACATTACTAGATTTACCTAAAACAAAAGAAGGAATTAGTTTAGACAATCTTAATATTTTAAAAACTAAAAATGAAAGCGGAACACCGTTTATCATTGCAACAGGAAGATATGCATCGGAATATGTTCTAAATTTAGCAAATCAAACACAATCGCCATATGTCATCTGTCAAAATGGCGGATTAATCGTTAAAAATGATGGCCAAATAATTGCTAAACATGAAATTAAAAAAGATACAGTTATGGAAATAACTGAGATTTTAAAAGAGAATAAATTATTTATCATATATAATAGCGGGAATACTATTTATGGAACCGCAAGCAAGTTAAGATTTTTTAGACCATGAATCAAAAAAATGACTCGTAAAACTTATGATGAAGTTCCTAGAATTGCAGACTCCACAAAAATAATTACTTTTGGAACAAGCAAAAAAGGTATAAAAAAATTAGTAGAAGAGCTTGCAAATAAGTTTAAAAATATATCATTGCATATTGTTTCAAAGGGTTATGCTGTTGAAATAAATGATATAAATGCAACCAAGGGAAAAGCAATTAAATATGTTTGCAAACTATTAAATATTGACCCAAAAGATACAGTCCATTTCGGAGATTCAGGAAATGATACATCAACTATACCATACGTTGGTGCATTTGTGGCCATGAAAAATTCGTTGAACAATATTAAATCACAAGCTAAATGAGTCGCTCCTTCATACAAAAAATCAGGTGTTGCTAAAGCTGTAAAAATAATAGAATCATCTAATTAA
- a CDS encoding thioredoxin family protein, with the protein MYKKILKSELNDKHLEGKSIIAFRAVWCPPCQMIGPELERLASNDEEINVFDFDVDQNIEFAREMNVSSIPSLFYYKDGQLVNHTLGYMPAEEIKKQFNK; encoded by the coding sequence ATGTATAAAAAAATATTAAAAAGTGAATTAAATGACAAACATTTAGAAGGAAAATCTATTATTGCTTTTAGAGCTGTGTGATGTCCTCCATGCCAAATGATTGGTCCAGAGTTAGAACGTCTAGCATCAAACGATGAAGAAATTAATGTATTTGATTTTGACGTTGATCAAAATATTGAATTTGCAAGAGAAATGAACGTTTCAAGCATTCCTTCATTATTCTATTATAAAGATGGTCAATTAGTTAACCATACATTAGGATATATGCCAGCTGAGGAAATTAAAAAACAATTTAACAAATAA
- the proS gene encoding proline--tRNA ligase, whose translation MKKLEKITTQEENFAKWYTDVIKNGDLMAYGSSKGSIIFKPLSFGIWDNIRLILDKKFKEIGVQNVNLPLLIPENLLNKEKNHISGFNPELATVTEVGGKKLSEKFYIRPTSEVLFGDFFKNEIESYNDLPLIYNQWVNVLRWEKTTNPFLRTREFLWQEGHTVHADANEAEALTKKMLDVYTDFVEQYLAIPVVKGQKTEHEKFAGAEYTFTIEAMMKDGKALQSGTSHYLGQNFTKAFDITFKNKENKLENAYGTSWGVSTRLLGALIMTHGDDRGIIIPPRIASTKVDIIELFASKDERVSKVSKEIFQSLINLGIDAKIDKSDKSAGFKAANSEIHGTPLRIEIGPRDLNNNKVIIVRRDTLEKIYVDLNEVSQTILKLLEDIQSNLLKEARKRLNHNIKIANNYEEFKKLIENGNWVITKFAGSAEDEIKIKEETGASTRCIPFNTNIDIKNKNCFYTNKETERIVIFAKAY comes from the coding sequence ATGAAAAAACTAGAAAAAATTACAACCCAAGAAGAAAATTTTGCAAAATGATATACAGATGTCATTAAAAATGGTGATTTAATGGCTTATGGTTCATCAAAAGGCTCAATAATCTTCAAACCTCTTTCTTTTGGTATTTGAGATAATATTAGGCTAATATTGGATAAAAAATTTAAAGAAATCGGTGTGCAAAATGTTAATTTACCACTATTAATTCCTGAAAATCTTTTAAATAAAGAAAAAAATCATATTTCAGGATTTAATCCAGAATTAGCAACAGTTACAGAAGTTGGTGGAAAAAAATTAAGTGAGAAATTTTACATAAGACCAACAAGCGAAGTTTTATTCGGTGATTTCTTTAAAAACGAAATCGAATCTTATAATGATTTACCCTTAATTTATAATCAATGAGTAAATGTTTTGAGATGAGAAAAAACTACAAATCCTTTTTTAAGAACTCGAGAATTTCTTTGACAAGAAGGGCATACAGTTCATGCGGATGCTAATGAGGCTGAAGCTTTAACTAAAAAAATGCTTGATGTATATACAGATTTTGTGGAACAATATTTAGCAATCCCTGTTGTAAAAGGTCAAAAAACTGAGCATGAAAAATTTGCTGGTGCAGAATATACTTTTACAATTGAAGCGATGATGAAGGACGGAAAAGCATTGCAATCTGGTACAAGTCATTACCTAGGGCAAAACTTTACAAAAGCATTTGATATAACTTTTAAAAATAAAGAAAATAAATTAGAAAATGCATATGGAACATCATGAGGTGTATCAACAAGATTGCTAGGAGCTCTAATTATGACTCATGGTGATGATAGAGGGATTATAATTCCTCCAAGAATCGCTTCTACAAAGGTTGATATCATTGAATTGTTTGCTTCCAAAGATGAAAGGGTTTCAAAAGTTTCAAAAGAAATTTTTCAATCATTAATTAATCTAGGTATTGATGCTAAGATTGATAAAAGCGATAAAAGCGCGGGGTTTAAAGCTGCTAATTCAGAAATCCATGGAACTCCATTAAGAATTGAAATTGGCCCAAGGGATTTGAACAATAATAAAGTTATTATTGTTAGAAGAGATACTCTTGAAAAAATCTATGTTGACCTAAATGAAGTTTCTCAAACTATCTTAAAATTATTGGAAGATATTCAAAGCAATCTTTTAAAAGAAGCACGAAAAAGATTAAATCATAATATTAAAATAGCTAATAATTACGAAGAATTTAAAAAATTGATTGAAAACGGTAATTGAGTTATTACAAAATTTGCTGGAAGTGCAGAAGATGAAATTAAAATAAAAGAAGAGACCGGAGCATCAACGCGTTGCATCCCATTTAATACCAATATTGATATTAAAAACAAAAATTGTTTCTATACAAATAAAGAAACAGAAAGAATTGTAATTTTTGCAAAAGCTTACTAG
- a CDS encoding phosphopentomutase, translating to MKFKRIFFIVTDGLGIGPEPRQEEFNDKGANSLLHASEALPLEIPTWKSLGITEIAKVAGHTQRNKKPLAYMGKIHEVSNGKDTLTGHWEMMGIYTETPNPQFTENGFPEDLVAELSKAFDGRKIIGNRNASGTVILEELGKQHMEKGDMIIYTSPDSTLQIIGDENTLGVEKLNEYAKKAREICSSKPEWNVARVISRPFVYENGKFTRTFNRHDFANKPTGPIIMEDLQKAGVEVIAVGKINDIFTGVGIDKNYGPASDNENMDIAIDIASSDSQNQFIFINLVQFDSHYGHREDPIGYSQNVSRLDIKLTKLINAMKKDDLLIMTSDHGNDPTFGPDHTREALPLTIFSKSFTKPKILGTLQGLGTAGNIVARNFNVPIKSTGEDIFDSLI from the coding sequence ATGAAATTTAAACGTATATTTTTTATTGTTACTGATGGATTAGGAATTGGACCCGAACCTAGACAAGAAGAATTTAATGATAAGGGAGCAAATAGTTTATTACATGCATCAGAAGCCTTACCATTAGAAATTCCAACATGAAAATCATTAGGTATTACAGAAATAGCAAAAGTTGCAGGACATACTCAAAGAAATAAGAAACCTCTTGCATATATGGGTAAAATACATGAAGTTTCAAATGGTAAAGACACATTAACTGGACATTGAGAAATGATGGGTATATACACCGAAACACCGAACCCCCAATTTACTGAAAATGGTTTTCCAGAAGATTTAGTTGCTGAACTTTCAAAAGCATTTGATGGTAGAAAAATCATTGGAAATAGAAATGCTTCCGGAACAGTTATACTTGAAGAATTAGGAAAGCAACACATGGAAAAAGGGGATATGATTATCTATACATCTCCAGATTCAACATTACAAATTATTGGGGATGAAAATACATTAGGTGTAGAAAAACTTAATGAATATGCAAAAAAAGCAAGGGAAATTTGTTCTTCAAAACCCGAATGAAATGTTGCTAGAGTCATATCAAGACCTTTTGTTTATGAGAATGGAAAGTTTACAAGAACATTTAATAGACATGATTTTGCAAACAAACCAACTGGACCAATTATCATGGAAGACTTACAAAAAGCTGGCGTAGAAGTAATTGCAGTTGGAAAAATTAATGATATTTTTACTGGTGTTGGTATTGATAAAAACTACGGTCCTGCTTCAGACAATGAAAACATGGATATTGCAATAGATATTGCATCTTCTGATTCTCAAAATCAATTTATCTTTATTAATTTAGTTCAATTTGACAGTCATTATGGACATCGTGAAGATCCTATAGGATATAGCCAAAATGTATCAAGACTAGATATTAAATTAACAAAATTAATTAACGCAATGAAAAAGGACGATCTTTTGATTATGACTTCTGATCACGGAAATGACCCAACATTTGGACCTGATCACACAAGAGAAGCACTACCATTAACAATATTTTCAAAATCATTTACCAAACCAAAAATTTTAGGTACATTACAAGGTTTAGGAACAGCAGGTAATATTGTTGCAAGAAACTTCAACGTTCCAATAAAATCAACTGGTGAAGATATATTTGATAGTTTAATTTAA
- a CDS encoding DUF1846 domain-containing protein has protein sequence MVIGFDNEKYINLQSEEIRKRISKFGNKLYLEFGGKLFNDFHASRVLPGFKHNSKLNMLLKLKKNVEMMVVISSEDIKNRKIRSDINITYEEDVFRLINKFRKYELEINSIIITKFEESLEVNAFIHKLEKRNIKVIKQYKIKNYPHNVDLIVSDGGFGKNDYAITKKNLIVVTAPGPGSGKLSAILSQLYHDNKNNIKSGYAKFETFPIWNLDVKHPINLAYEAATVDLNDINMLDNFHWNAYKVKATNYNRDLEAFPILNKLLTTIYKDSLYKSPTDMGVNMAGFCITDDEIISMASKKEIVRRYYQTIVNYQQDKTPKTHVQRLLKIIKENKINTNIVKSIRVANEFSIKHNLICSAIEINSQEIIIGKESALLNSNSATILNALKYFAKIEQNIDILDPEAISLAQELKQKLHYNDLSLDLKETLFALSISAKTSSIAKKAFDQINKLSGLYLHRTTISSESDKETLKSMDIHLTEQTVVIK, from the coding sequence ATGGTTATAGGTTTCGATAATGAAAAATATATTAATTTGCAATCGGAAGAAATTAGAAAAAGAATAAGTAAATTTGGAAATAAATTATATTTAGAATTCGGTGGAAAATTATTTAATGATTTTCATGCTTCAAGGGTTTTACCAGGTTTTAAACACAACTCAAAACTAAATATGCTTCTAAAGTTAAAAAAAAATGTTGAAATGATGGTTGTTATCTCTTCTGAAGATATTAAAAATAGAAAAATAAGATCAGATATTAACATAACTTATGAAGAAGATGTTTTTAGATTAATAAATAAATTTAGAAAATACGAATTAGAAATCAACAGCATTATTATCACTAAATTCGAAGAATCTTTAGAAGTGAATGCTTTTATACATAAACTTGAAAAAAGAAATATAAAGGTAATAAAACAATACAAAATAAAAAATTATCCTCATAACGTTGACCTAATTGTTTCAGACGGTGGTTTTGGAAAAAACGATTATGCGATAACTAAGAAAAATCTAATCGTTGTGACTGCGCCTGGCCCTGGCTCTGGAAAATTAAGTGCTATTTTATCTCAACTTTATCATGATAACAAAAATAATATAAAATCAGGTTATGCTAAATTCGAAACTTTTCCAATATGAAATTTAGATGTTAAACATCCAATTAATCTAGCATACGAAGCAGCAACCGTAGATTTGAATGATATAAATATGTTAGATAATTTTCATTGAAATGCCTACAAGGTTAAAGCAACTAACTATAATCGTGATTTAGAAGCATTTCCAATACTAAATAAATTATTAACAACAATTTATAAAGACTCGCTTTATAAATCGCCTACAGATATGGGTGTAAATATGGCTGGTTTTTGCATCACTGATGACGAAATTATTTCAATGGCGTCAAAAAAGGAAATTGTAAGAAGATATTATCAAACAATTGTTAATTATCAACAGGATAAAACTCCTAAAACACATGTTCAAAGGTTGTTAAAAATTATTAAAGAAAATAAAATCAACACAAACATTGTTAAATCAATAAGAGTTGCTAATGAGTTCAGTATTAAACATAATTTAATATGTTCTGCTATTGAAATTAATTCACAAGAAATTATAATCGGTAAAGAATCAGCGTTATTAAACTCAAATAGTGCAACGATTTTAAATGCCCTAAAATATTTCGCAAAAATCGAACAAAATATTGACATTTTAGATCCGGAAGCTATTTCTTTAGCTCAAGAATTGAAACAAAAATTACATTATAATGATTTATCGCTTGATTTAAAAGAAACTCTTTTTGCATTATCGATTAGTGCTAAAACTTCATCAATTGCTAAAAAAGCTTTTGATCAAATAAACAAATTATCAGGTTTATACTTACATCGAACGACAATTTCGAGTGAATCTGATAAGGAAACGCTAAAAAGTATGGATATACACTTAACTGAACAAACAGTTGTTATAAAATAA